The DNA window CGAGGTACGCGATAACGTGGTCGTGTTGAAGAAGGCGGAGATCCCACGTCGCGGGCGGAGGGTCGTCGAGCATCTCCGGGGCCGAGGAGACGTACGGATGAGCACCGATGAGATCCTCGCGCTCACTCGAGGCTAGGATTCGTGAGCAGCACCCTCGTAGACAGCAACGTTCTGCTTGATGTTCTGACGGAAGATCCAGCGTGGGTCGACTGGTCTTCCGCTGCCCTCGAGTCACAAGCGGAGCGCTCGGTACTTGTGATCGATCCGCTCATCTATGCTGAGGTCTCCATTAGGTTCGAGCGCATCGAGGAACTCGAAGAAGCGTTGCCGCCAGCCATGTTCCGGAGAGATGCGTTGCCCTGGGAGGCAGCGTTTCTCGCGGGCAAGTGCTTCGTGCAGTACCGTAGGCGCGGCGGGGCGAAGCACTCGCCGTTACCCGACTTCTACATCGGCGCGCACGCGGCAGTGGCACGGATGACGCTGCTCACGAGAGACGGAGGCCGGTACCGCACGTACTTTCCCTCACTCGACATCCTCGCGCCCCCGCAAAGTGTGCGGTAGCGGCAGGCAGCCGAATCAGCGAGACACGGGCCCCAGCGTTTCGTCGAGCCATTCGCTGATGAGCGGATTCCGGATCTCCACGGGCGGCAGGTGCCCGCTTTCGATGAGCTCGAGGCGCTTGGGTCCGGGCAGTAGCTCGTAGAGGTCTCTTCCCCAGGGCTCGAACGGGATCTCCTCGTCGAATCTCCCCGTCAGCATCAGCACCGGCTTGGCGACGCGCGGCGCGAAGTTCCACTCGTCGATCTCTGGTAGGTAGCTGATCCCGTAGT is part of the Gemmatimonadota bacterium genome and encodes:
- a CDS encoding AbrB/MazE/SpoVT family DNA-binding domain-containing protein gives rise to the protein MKITSKGQVTIPQEIRERLGLLPHTEVEFEVRDNVVVLKKAEIPRRGRRVVEHLRGRGDVRMSTDEILALTRG
- a CDS encoding type II toxin-antitoxin system VapC family toxin — protein: MSSTLVDSNVLLDVLTEDPAWVDWSSAALESQAERSVLVIDPLIYAEVSIRFERIEELEEALPPAMFRRDALPWEAAFLAGKCFVQYRRRGGAKHSPLPDFYIGAHAAVARMTLLTRDGGRYRTYFPSLDILAPPQSVR